A window of the Pseudomonadota bacterium genome harbors these coding sequences:
- a CDS encoding nitroreductase family protein: MEFADLFSLLEARKSCRSFQPEVSLKPEEIKMIIKAGQQAPNPLNQQPWSFVVITADKIKKKLRQAGEKAKQTVLDKGGPGWVGGFSIDFMEEASLVIAVLVNPGKGGLGDYFNQPTGSIQAGSACMQNMMLAATTLGFGSLWFTFFDPAEVRPIISVPDNLEIVGLLFVGKAAGDVPSSRRRDPVIYADCFGVEYDQG, translated from the coding sequence ATGGAATTTGCTGATCTGTTTTCCCTGCTTGAGGCCCGCAAGAGTTGTCGCTCTTTTCAGCCGGAAGTGTCTCTTAAGCCGGAAGAAATTAAAATGATAATCAAGGCCGGCCAGCAGGCTCCCAACCCGCTTAACCAGCAGCCCTGGTCATTTGTGGTCATCACTGCCGATAAGATCAAGAAAAAGCTGCGCCAGGCTGGTGAAAAGGCCAAGCAGACAGTCTTGGATAAAGGTGGACCCGGCTGGGTTGGCGGTTTCAGTATTGATTTTATGGAGGAGGCTTCGCTCGTCATTGCGGTTCTGGTCAACCCTGGTAAAGGTGGTCTCGGAGATTATTTTAATCAACCTACTGGCAGTATACAGGCCGGTTCGGCCTGCATGCAGAATATGATGCTGGCGGCCACGACTTTGGGTTTTGGTTCCCTCTGGTTTACTTTTTTCGATCCGGCTGAGGTCCGGCCGATTATCTCGGTGCCCGATAACCTTGAGATTGTCGGTCTGCTCTTTGTTGGCAAAGCAGCTGGAGATGTACCTTCCAGTCGCCGTCGTGATCCGGTGATTTATGCCGATTGTTTTGGGGTCGAGTATGATCAGGGTTGA
- a CDS encoding ABC transporter substrate-binding protein, with amino-acid sequence MRIGKSFVWLIIVLLVVCTASVAGAAATGKPIVLGCPLSTAFLYGWDAERGIKLAVEEINQAGGVTFEGAAHPFKVEVIDTRSLEPGVPVSEALLGVEKLILEKKADFIVGGPVRSEAAMAVMDLLNKHQKVSIVTTGVLSPGYHKRIAADYDKFKYCFRNSSEIITIGKDMIKVFNLLNSEHGLKKAFIMVQDVAHARKAGGFIAKLLKGTGKWEVLGQEIYPTGATDFSMGLLKARRLKAEVLFIWMDMPESAILLKQWKNMRMKCVPMGFMSAAEQPNFWDATKGNCEYTIVDAVNGGNVPSTMTPWTMKFVDSYKKKWGLEPEGYGTSSSYMAVYQLKAAIEAAGSLNSDAVIKALEEQDLMGVYGRMKFAKNHQIIPSGDPEKGAAGCLFQWQNGKRVQFFPKAGATGDIILPPWMK; translated from the coding sequence ATGAGAATTGGTAAAAGTTTTGTCTGGTTAATAATCGTATTACTGGTTGTCTGTACTGCAAGTGTTGCCGGTGCTGCTGCTACCGGAAAACCAATCGTTTTGGGATGTCCGTTGTCAACCGCTTTTCTCTATGGTTGGGATGCTGAAAGAGGGATTAAGCTGGCTGTTGAAGAGATTAATCAGGCCGGTGGCGTCACGTTTGAAGGGGCTGCTCATCCTTTTAAGGTTGAAGTTATCGATACCCGGTCGTTGGAACCCGGGGTTCCGGTCAGCGAAGCCCTGCTCGGGGTCGAAAAACTTATTCTCGAAAAAAAGGCTGATTTTATTGTTGGCGGTCCGGTTCGTTCGGAAGCGGCGATGGCGGTTATGGACTTGCTCAATAAACACCAGAAGGTTTCGATCGTCACGACCGGAGTCTTGAGTCCGGGCTACCACAAGCGGATTGCGGCTGATTACGATAAATTTAAATACTGTTTCCGCAACTCTTCAGAGATCATCACGATCGGTAAAGATATGATCAAGGTTTTTAATCTCTTAAATAGTGAACACGGTCTTAAAAAAGCTTTTATCATGGTTCAGGATGTTGCCCATGCCCGCAAAGCCGGTGGATTTATCGCCAAATTGCTCAAGGGTACCGGCAAATGGGAAGTTCTTGGTCAGGAGATTTATCCCACCGGGGCCACCGATTTTTCCATGGGTCTCTTGAAAGCCCGCCGCCTGAAAGCTGAAGTTCTGTTTATCTGGATGGATATGCCGGAATCGGCGATTCTGCTTAAACAGTGGAAGAATATGCGGATGAAGTGTGTACCGATGGGTTTTATGTCGGCGGCTGAACAGCCTAACTTCTGGGATGCCACCAAGGGTAATTGTGAATACACGATTGTTGATGCCGTCAATGGCGGTAATGTACCTTCAACCATGACACCATGGACGATGAAGTTTGTTGACAGCTACAAGAAAAAATGGGGTCTGGAACCGGAAGGCTATGGGACTTCATCCAGTTATATGGCCGTTTATCAGTTGAAGGCAGCCATCGAAGCGGCCGGCAGCCTTAATTCTGATGCGGTGATCAAGGCTCTCGAAGAACAAGATCTGATGGGGGTTTACGGGCGGATGAAATTTGCGAAGAACCACCAGATTATCCCTTCTGGCGATCCGGAAAAAGGTGCGGCCGGCTGTCTTTTTCAATGGCAGAACGGCAAACGGGTACAATTCTTTCCCAAAGCTGGAGCGACCGGGGATATTATCCTGCCGCCCTGGATGAAATGA
- a CDS encoding sigma-54 dependent transcriptional regulator produces the protein MAKRIEIVIVDDNLELLESLELYFREKGYGVAIADNGEAGLALIQAQKPAVAIVDLRLPGMSGLALLKALKVEGIDCRTVVITAYQEMETTVQAIKLGAFDYLHKPIDIDALDAVIDKALSDIPETESIKVVDEGFKENTIVGRSHELKEIFKLIGLLSEVKTTVLIVGESGTGKELVARAIHYYSSSAGEPFIALNCSAIVENLIESELFGHEEGSFTGASETKKGKLEVAGGGTLFLDEISEIPLHLQAKLLRFIQEREFERVGGNQKIKFNARIIAATNRDLAQMVKRGEFRQDLYFRLKVFEISIPPLRKRKDDIPLLVEYLIKKINRTTGKKIQRISKVAIKRFMEHDWPGNIRELENVLTRAVVLSKDNCLQESCVVNLLRRPQADYPTSFQLKSLSEIEAQHIAHVLECCHGNISRAARILGITRPTLRNKIKSLDISFGDS, from the coding sequence ATGGCAAAAAGAATTGAAATAGTCATCGTTGACGATAACCTGGAACTGCTGGAAAGCCTGGAACTCTATTTTCGGGAAAAGGGTTATGGGGTTGCCATAGCTGATAATGGTGAAGCTGGATTGGCGCTGATTCAAGCCCAAAAGCCGGCGGTTGCCATTGTCGATCTGCGTCTGCCCGGTATGAGTGGTCTGGCACTGCTGAAAGCGCTTAAAGTTGAGGGTATAGATTGTCGGACAGTTGTTATAACAGCCTATCAGGAGATGGAAACTACGGTTCAGGCTATCAAGCTCGGAGCTTTCGACTATTTACATAAACCGATTGATATTGATGCTCTTGATGCGGTTATAGACAAGGCCTTAAGTGATATCCCTGAAACTGAATCTATAAAGGTTGTGGATGAGGGGTTCAAGGAGAACACGATTGTTGGCCGCTCCCATGAGTTGAAAGAGATTTTTAAGCTTATCGGACTGCTTTCAGAGGTGAAAACCACGGTTCTGATTGTCGGCGAGAGCGGTACCGGCAAAGAGTTGGTGGCCCGGGCTATTCACTATTACAGCTCGTCGGCCGGAGAGCCTTTTATTGCTCTCAACTGTTCTGCAATTGTTGAAAATCTGATTGAAAGTGAACTTTTCGGCCATGAAGAAGGCAGTTTTACCGGGGCCAGTGAGACCAAAAAAGGCAAACTTGAGGTTGCCGGTGGTGGAACCTTATTTCTCGATGAAATCAGTGAGATTCCCCTCCATTTGCAGGCCAAACTACTACGCTTTATCCAGGAACGGGAATTTGAGCGGGTTGGGGGAAATCAGAAGATAAAATTCAATGCTCGGATTATAGCGGCGACTAATCGTGATCTTGCGCAAATGGTTAAGCGGGGAGAGTTTCGTCAAGACCTCTATTTTCGGCTCAAAGTTTTTGAGATATCTATCCCGCCTTTGCGAAAACGCAAAGATGATATTCCTCTGCTGGTGGAGTACCTGATAAAAAAAATAAACCGCACTACCGGTAAAAAAATTCAGCGAATTTCTAAAGTTGCCATTAAGCGGTTTATGGAGCATGACTGGCCCGGAAATATTCGTGAGTTGGAAAACGTCTTGACCCGTGCCGTAGTTCTTTCCAAAGATAATTGTCTGCAGGAATCTTGTGTTGTTAACCTGCTGCGCCGACCGCAGGCTGATTATCCAACATCTTTTCAATTAAAAAGTTTGAGCGAAATCGAAGCCCAGCACATTGCTCACGTCCTTGAATGTTGTCACGGGAACATCTCCCGGGCGGCCCGCATCTTGGGAATTACCCGACCTACCTTACGAAATAAAATCAAGTCACTGGATATCTCTTTCGGAGATAGCTGA